One window from the genome of Streptomyces sp. WZ-12 encodes:
- a CDS encoding class I SAM-dependent methyltransferase: MDRGSGAGCAVTLSGVPEMLLWNLYQRAGEAGRSRPVLHDPKAVELVEELDYPFERNFGRPVDLVAQGHALRVRTFDDAVRDFLAAHPYGTVVQLAEGLETQFWRCDNGRAQWLGVELPETAELRWSLLPDGDRRRTIACSALDLSWCDEVDRSRGVLITAQGLLMYLHPFQVRDLIAGCAQAFPGGSLVFDTVPRWFSNRTLTGAVRNKRGFTAPPMPWGINRSELSRVRTAHPAVTTVRQLLPPAGRGVYHGAVAPALSRIGIRNALVLVTAVANFAD, translated from the coding sequence ATGGACCGTGGCTCCGGTGCTGGGTGTGCCGTCACCCTGAGCGGTGTTCCAGAGATGTTGCTGTGGAATCTGTATCAGCGTGCGGGGGAGGCAGGCCGTTCGCGACCGGTACTTCATGACCCCAAAGCCGTGGAACTGGTTGAAGAGCTCGACTACCCCTTCGAGAGGAACTTCGGGAGACCGGTCGACCTCGTTGCGCAAGGCCATGCGTTGCGAGTCCGTACGTTCGATGACGCGGTGCGGGACTTCCTGGCCGCCCACCCTTACGGCACCGTTGTTCAGCTGGCTGAGGGGCTGGAAACTCAGTTCTGGCGTTGCGACAACGGCCGTGCCCAGTGGCTGGGTGTCGAGCTCCCGGAGACTGCCGAGCTGCGTTGGTCCTTGCTCCCGGATGGTGATCGCCGACGCACCATTGCCTGTTCGGCGCTCGACCTTTCTTGGTGCGACGAGGTCGACCGGTCACGAGGAGTGCTCATCACCGCTCAGGGGCTCCTGATGTACCTACACCCTTTCCAGGTAAGGGACTTGATTGCAGGGTGCGCTCAAGCGTTTCCCGGGGGCTCCCTCGTTTTCGACACCGTGCCCCGCTGGTTCAGCAACCGTACGCTGACCGGCGCCGTGCGCAACAAACGAGGCTTTACGGCGCCGCCCATGCCGTGGGGAATCAACCGCAGCGAACTCTCACGGGTGCGCACTGCGCATCCGGCCGTCACCACGGTCCGTCAGCTTCTGCCGCCCGCAGGACGAGGCGTCTACCACGGCGCAGTGGCTCCCGCCCTCAGCCGAATCGGGATCCGTAACGCTCTGGTGCTGGTGACGGCGGTCGCGAACTTCGCAGATTAG
- a CDS encoding stealth conserved region 3 domain-containing protein, with the protein MKITFLLTWGDEMGGTEMATYTQAAHLAPRHEVEVLSVLKTREEPFFTAGRAIPRRYLVDRTGPYGRPVRDSGLDEQACRTLTSLPSELIKPTWESTFDRLTDVEMAAALGSLDTDVLVTTTPALMAAAAELVPSRVITVHQEHRASQLRDVSGEPLLVYAPRIDALVSLTERTNDWFADSLGATAPELAHLPNAVPGGFRPRSDLDGKTIVLAARMTPEKQLDHAIEAFATLADQHPDWTMRIFGDGPQEVRLRRLIDGLALHDRVQLLGRSSEMEHEWAKAGLALLPSRNEAFPLVLLEVFAAGVPVIAYDIVTGPAEIVRHGVDGLLVPPGDKDSLAVAMDKLMSDDATRRAYGQAAREGVHERFGAERITAQWEELFARLVARRDDPRRLADRADRTARRIAAGGSRSFNVAAPISALAGSADEQKAREVLLQAQDRTGSLVRSAGRLAEVRDDVLAPRMAEWNLEIAASALTAHAVPYVLLRDGGTNYRVAVEVERREQALTALATELHGKPVYAELITPRGAAPGAVLAERLREVGEVAGVRVFKPLTTESRTLRYGPAYGCTVEFWTENAEDEEMPGWRSTPRGSTLLGPRLPSLAADATLRVGERDHPTMAAFTDRLMWDVTFPIDVVYTWVDDTDPQWRERRDGAKRAAGLADGGADSGDVRFRNRDELRYSLRSLAMYAPWVRNIYLVTDDQTPAWLDTTQPGIKVVSHREIFADPTHLPTFNSHAIESQLHRIDGLAEHFLYFNDDVFLGRPLTPNAFFTSNGTAHFFRSPTAVPPSALSEDDEGYFAAAKNNRGLLRREYDRTATHGFLHAPHPLRRSVLAELAEKFPKEITTTAASRFRATTDLSVASSLHHHYGYLTGRSTPATLSCSFVNAGDYTHHTRLSRMLASRSHSVFCIGESADAEVPADEQDRVLRAFLGAYFPVRSPFERS; encoded by the coding sequence ATGAAGATCACGTTCCTGCTCACCTGGGGCGACGAGATGGGTGGCACGGAGATGGCCACCTACACCCAGGCGGCACATCTGGCCCCGCGCCACGAGGTCGAGGTCCTCAGCGTCCTCAAGACGCGCGAGGAACCCTTCTTCACCGCCGGCCGCGCGATACCCCGGCGCTACCTGGTCGACCGCACCGGCCCCTACGGCCGCCCGGTGCGCGACAGCGGACTGGACGAGCAGGCGTGCCGCACGCTGACGTCCCTGCCCAGCGAACTCATCAAGCCCACCTGGGAGTCCACCTTCGACCGGCTCACCGACGTCGAGATGGCCGCCGCGCTCGGCTCGCTGGACACCGACGTCCTGGTCACCACCACGCCCGCGCTGATGGCCGCCGCGGCCGAGCTGGTGCCCTCCCGCGTGATCACCGTCCACCAGGAGCACCGCGCCTCCCAACTGCGCGACGTCTCCGGCGAACCGCTGCTGGTGTACGCGCCCCGCATCGACGCCCTGGTCTCGCTGACCGAGCGCACCAACGACTGGTTCGCCGACTCCCTCGGCGCGACCGCCCCCGAGTTGGCGCACCTTCCCAACGCCGTCCCCGGTGGCTTCCGCCCCCGCTCCGACCTGGACGGCAAGACCATCGTGCTGGCCGCCCGGATGACGCCGGAGAAGCAGCTCGACCACGCCATCGAGGCGTTCGCCACCCTCGCCGACCAGCATCCCGACTGGACGATGCGGATCTTCGGCGACGGCCCGCAGGAGGTGCGGCTGCGCCGCCTCATCGACGGCCTGGCGCTGCACGACCGGGTCCAACTCCTGGGCCGTTCCTCGGAGATGGAGCACGAGTGGGCCAAGGCCGGCCTGGCCCTGCTGCCCTCCCGTAACGAGGCGTTCCCGCTGGTGCTGCTGGAGGTCTTCGCCGCCGGCGTACCGGTCATCGCCTACGACATCGTCACCGGCCCCGCCGAGATCGTCCGGCACGGCGTCGACGGCCTGCTCGTCCCGCCCGGCGACAAGGACTCCCTGGCCGTCGCCATGGACAAGCTGATGTCGGACGACGCCACCCGCCGCGCGTACGGCCAAGCTGCCCGCGAGGGCGTCCACGAGCGCTTCGGCGCCGAGCGGATCACCGCTCAGTGGGAGGAGCTCTTCGCCCGCCTGGTGGCGCGCCGCGACGACCCGCGGCGGCTGGCCGACCGCGCCGACCGCACCGCCCGCCGGATTGCCGCCGGCGGCAGCCGCAGCTTCAACGTGGCCGCGCCGATCAGCGCGTTGGCCGGCTCCGCGGACGAGCAGAAGGCCCGCGAGGTCCTCCTCCAGGCCCAGGACCGCACCGGCAGCCTGGTGCGCTCCGCCGGCCGCCTGGCCGAGGTCCGCGACGACGTCCTCGCGCCGCGCATGGCCGAGTGGAACCTGGAGATCGCCGCCTCCGCACTGACCGCGCACGCCGTCCCCTACGTCCTGCTGCGCGACGGCGGCACCAACTACCGCGTCGCCGTCGAGGTCGAGCGCCGCGAACAGGCCCTCACGGCGCTCGCCACCGAACTCCACGGCAAGCCCGTCTACGCGGAGTTGATCACCCCGCGCGGGGCCGCGCCCGGCGCCGTGCTCGCGGAGCGGCTGCGCGAGGTCGGCGAGGTGGCCGGCGTGCGCGTCTTCAAGCCGCTGACCACCGAGAGCCGCACCCTGCGCTACGGGCCCGCGTACGGCTGCACCGTGGAGTTCTGGACCGAGAACGCCGAGGACGAGGAGATGCCCGGCTGGCGCAGCACGCCCCGCGGCTCCACCCTGCTCGGCCCGCGCCTGCCCTCGCTGGCGGCGGACGCCACCCTCCGCGTCGGCGAGCGCGACCACCCCACGATGGCCGCCTTCACCGACCGCCTGATGTGGGACGTGACCTTCCCCATCGACGTCGTCTACACCTGGGTCGACGACACCGACCCCCAGTGGCGCGAGCGTCGGGACGGTGCCAAGCGCGCCGCGGGCCTGGCCGACGGCGGCGCCGACAGCGGCGACGTCCGCTTCCGCAACCGCGACGAACTGCGGTACTCGCTGCGCTCGTTGGCGATGTACGCCCCCTGGGTCCGCAACATCTACCTCGTCACCGACGACCAGACCCCCGCCTGGCTCGACACCACCCAACCCGGCATCAAGGTCGTCAGCCACCGCGAGATCTTCGCCGACCCCACCCACCTGCCCACCTTCAACTCCCACGCCATCGAAAGCCAACTCCACCGCATCGACGGCCTGGCCGAACACTTCCTCTACTTCAACGACGACGTCTTCCTCGGCCGCCCGCTCACCCCGAACGCGTTCTTCACCAGCAACGGCACGGCGCACTTCTTCCGTTCGCCCACCGCCGTCCCGCCCAGCGCGCTGTCCGAGGACGACGAGGGCTACTTCGCCGCGGCCAAGAACAACCGCGGCCTGCTGCGGCGCGAGTACGACCGCACCGCCACCCACGGCTTCCTGCACGCCCCGCACCCGCTGCGGCGCAGCGTCCTGGCGGAGCTCGCCGAGAAGTTCCCTAAGGAGATCACCACCACCGCGGCCAGCCGTTTCCGGGCGACCACGGACCTGTCCGTCGCCTCCTCCCTCCACCACCACTACGGCTATCTGACCGGCCGTTCCACCCCGGCGACCCTGTCCTGCTCGTTCGTCAACGCCGGCGACTACACCCATCACACCCGCCTCAGCCGCATGCTGGCCAGCCGCAGCCACAGCGTCTTCTGCATCGGCGAGTCGGCCGACGCCGAGGTCCCCGCCGACGAGCAGGACCGCGTCCTACGCGCCTTCCTCGGCGCGTACTTCCCGGTCCGCTCGCCGTTCGAGCGAAGCTGA
- a CDS encoding stealth family protein: MKQIDSARPTERSAAPSRPEPEPKPRTTGAVPGGDGGVNTEASPLVAVYRKVLPKRVRRAIAGRYSPEMRRNVKRFVTADALGRNVQRLRCAGLTARRRVLIDAAEGVVLAVDGRARIACVDERLSPESARRANVGAVTAALERADVDHFCVRGPEAGGTTVAVAADDRERALAALEDLSRTLPLYLGPQGEERDRVTPAYRPAPWRRSAKSTTLRLFWYRTEPTHRLVLGPEHGCTIEFWKREGDRLTAPRRNPITDSVPADAPFLRVPVAAFTAPHGTRDASPVTVRTREEFTTEVPQDIPFPVDVVYTWVDGADPAWQRRRAGFAGTAYHEEAANAARYANHDELRYSLRSLAMYAPWVRNIYLVTDDQTPAWLDTTQPGIKVVSHREIFADPTHLPTFNSHAIESQLHRIDGLAEHFLYFNDDVFLGSERAPKDFFLANGLTKFFPSPALVPLGPPSPQDVPVSIAGKNNRALIQERFGTTPVSKMRHVPHALTRSVLAEIEREFGEQHRSTAAQRFRSGSDIAIPSSLYHYYAFHTRRALPGEVEYVYLDVSHPNTANRLDRLLLKRDKGVFCLNDTLSTEDDFDRSTALLRPFLESYFPVPSRFERPL; the protein is encoded by the coding sequence ATGAAGCAGATCGACAGCGCGCGGCCCACGGAGCGGAGCGCAGCACCCAGCAGGCCCGAGCCCGAACCCAAGCCGCGCACGACCGGCGCGGTCCCTGGGGGTGACGGCGGCGTCAACACCGAGGCATCGCCCCTCGTCGCCGTCTACCGCAAGGTCCTGCCCAAGCGGGTGCGCCGTGCGATAGCCGGCCGGTACTCGCCCGAAATGCGGCGCAACGTCAAGCGGTTCGTCACCGCTGACGCCCTCGGCCGCAACGTCCAGCGGCTGCGCTGCGCCGGCCTCACCGCCAGGCGCCGCGTGCTGATCGACGCCGCGGAAGGCGTCGTGCTGGCCGTCGACGGTCGCGCCCGGATCGCCTGCGTCGACGAACGCCTCTCGCCCGAATCGGCCCGGCGCGCCAACGTCGGTGCCGTGACCGCCGCGTTGGAGCGCGCCGACGTCGACCACTTCTGCGTCCGCGGGCCGGAGGCCGGCGGCACCACCGTCGCCGTCGCCGCCGACGACCGGGAGCGCGCGCTGGCCGCCCTCGAAGACCTCAGCCGCACGCTGCCCCTCTACCTCGGCCCCCAGGGCGAGGAGCGCGACCGGGTCACCCCCGCCTACCGGCCCGCCCCGTGGCGACGCAGTGCCAAGAGCACGACGCTGCGCCTGTTTTGGTACCGCACCGAGCCGACCCACCGGCTCGTCCTCGGCCCCGAACACGGCTGCACCATCGAGTTCTGGAAGCGCGAGGGCGACCGGTTGACCGCCCCGCGGCGCAACCCCATCACCGACTCCGTCCCCGCCGACGCGCCCTTCCTCCGCGTCCCCGTGGCCGCCTTCACCGCGCCCCACGGCACCCGCGACGCCTCACCCGTGACCGTGCGCACCCGCGAGGAGTTCACCACCGAGGTCCCGCAGGACATCCCGTTCCCCGTCGACGTCGTCTACACCTGGGTCGACGGCGCCGACCCCGCGTGGCAGCGCCGCCGCGCGGGGTTCGCCGGCACCGCGTACCACGAAGAGGCCGCCAACGCCGCGCGCTACGCCAACCACGACGAACTGCGGTACTCGCTGCGCTCGTTGGCGATGTACGCCCCCTGGGTCCGCAACATCTACCTCGTCACCGACGACCAGACCCCCGCCTGGCTCGACACCACCCAACCCGGCATCAAGGTCGTCAGCCACCGCGAGATCTTCGCCGACCCCACCCACCTGCCCACCTTCAACTCCCACGCCATCGAAAGCCAACTCCACCGCATCGACGGCCTGGCCGAACACTTCCTCTACTTCAACGACGACGTCTTCCTCGGCTCCGAGCGGGCGCCCAAGGACTTCTTCCTCGCCAACGGGCTGACCAAGTTCTTCCCCTCGCCCGCGCTGGTCCCGCTCGGACCGCCCTCGCCGCAGGACGTACCGGTCTCCATCGCGGGGAAGAACAACCGCGCGCTGATACAGGAACGGTTCGGCACCACCCCCGTCAGCAAGATGCGGCACGTCCCGCACGCGCTGACCCGCAGCGTCCTCGCCGAGATCGAGCGGGAGTTCGGCGAGCAGCACCGCAGCACCGCCGCCCAGCGGTTCCGCAGCGGCAGCGACATCGCCATCCCCTCGTCGCTCTACCACTACTACGCCTTCCACACCCGGCGCGCCCTGCCCGGTGAAGTGGAGTACGTCTACCTCGACGTCTCCCACCCCAACACCGCAAACCGGCTGGACCGGCTCCTCCTCAAGCGCGACAAGGGGGTGTTCTGCCTCAACGACACCCTCTCCACGGAGGACGACTTCGACCGCAGCACCGCCCTGCTGCGCCCCTTCCTGGAGTCCTACTTCCCGGTCCCCAGCCGCTTCGAACGACCCCTTTGA
- a CDS encoding PIG-L family deacetylase, with the protein MRLQPTRRTLVAGLVALTAAGCGGAPRTASLPAAKRGAVAAAEDGQNGSRVMQVLAHPDDDLYFMNPEVQQTIGANAQIVSVYLNCGETGGVNKVPGQPRPKPDLAAYAGSRRQGLRQAYALMATGNPEAPWRMEALALPDGTLIEVNTLDGHAGIQLVFLGVRQHSLPQYGRKRGLPHLWADPTMVTSTLVSTASPVRTSHQITRAGLIDALVHLLNRYRPTLVRTLDPDPDMQVHDARHRLHHDQPGYSDHPDHTAAALFTYAALARYEGPGGGRLHAVTAYRGYYNERWPDNLPTQLIRAKAQVLNAYGGTPGSCGFPAGCGDYDVGQNRSYRTGWLQRTTLRYPTAAPQVQQAPDGRLTAFAVLAGRAVMWRETGRGSGRWTNPTPLDGTGLLPGLRALLTPDGRWQLFAERIAALGPTARDNRRELVMTEQPRPGGAFAAWSSLGTPDHDPDHGRRVGGPVAVRTTDGTTWLFARNWAKSVAVRQRHPDGHWDDWTHLEAAEVQEGLSAVTDTQGRVHVFGTGHSTVHHWQQERAGGPFFLRRTGLPTPADPPTALARPDGSVLLAYRAAKSARPLVYRLPADGRTWRTEGLELAARGYGPLVLHPTRDGVLLAARNNDGTTSLATLGTPQAPRWRTLTGALTGTAALATDALQRPVLARLAPDATLKTALVQ; encoded by the coding sequence GTGCGCCTACAGCCCACCCGCCGCACCCTCGTCGCCGGCCTCGTCGCCCTCACCGCGGCGGGATGCGGCGGCGCACCGCGGACGGCCTCCCTGCCGGCCGCCAAACGCGGCGCGGTGGCGGCCGCCGAGGACGGTCAGAACGGCAGCCGGGTCATGCAGGTCCTCGCCCACCCGGACGACGACCTGTACTTCATGAACCCGGAGGTCCAGCAGACCATCGGCGCCAACGCCCAGATCGTCAGCGTCTACCTCAACTGCGGTGAGACCGGCGGCGTCAACAAGGTGCCCGGTCAGCCGCGCCCCAAGCCCGACCTCGCCGCCTACGCCGGCTCCCGGCGCCAGGGCCTGCGCCAGGCGTACGCCCTGATGGCCACCGGCAACCCCGAAGCGCCCTGGCGGATGGAGGCGTTGGCGCTGCCCGACGGCACGCTCATCGAGGTGAACACCCTGGACGGCCACGCCGGCATCCAACTGGTCTTCCTGGGCGTCCGCCAGCACTCCCTCCCGCAGTACGGACGCAAGCGCGGCCTGCCCCACCTGTGGGCGGACCCCACCATGGTCACCAGCACCCTGGTCAGCACCGCGTCCCCCGTCCGCACCTCCCACCAGATCACCCGGGCCGGCCTGATCGACGCCCTGGTCCACCTCCTCAACCGCTACCGACCCACGCTCGTACGGACGTTGGACCCGGACCCGGACATGCAGGTGCACGACGCACGGCACCGGCTCCACCACGACCAGCCCGGCTACTCCGACCACCCGGACCACACCGCCGCCGCGCTGTTCACCTACGCCGCCCTGGCCCGCTACGAGGGCCCCGGGGGCGGCCGCCTGCACGCCGTCACCGCCTACCGCGGCTACTACAACGAACGCTGGCCGGACAACCTCCCCACCCAGCTCATCCGCGCCAAGGCCCAGGTCCTCAACGCCTATGGCGGCACCCCGGGTTCGTGCGGCTTCCCGGCCGGCTGCGGCGACTACGACGTCGGCCAGAACCGCTCCTACCGGACCGGCTGGCTCCAGCGCACCACCCTGCGCTACCCGACCGCGGCCCCGCAGGTGCAGCAGGCCCCCGACGGGCGGCTGACCGCGTTCGCCGTCCTCGCCGGGCGGGCCGTCATGTGGCGGGAAACCGGGCGGGGCAGCGGGCGTTGGACCAACCCCACGCCGCTGGACGGCACCGGACTGCTACCGGGCCTGCGCGCACTGCTGACCCCGGACGGCCGCTGGCAGCTCTTCGCCGAACGCATCGCCGCCCTGGGCCCCACCGCCCGGGACAACCGGCGCGAGCTGGTGATGACCGAACAGCCGCGTCCCGGCGGGGCGTTCGCCGCCTGGTCCAGCCTCGGCACGCCCGACCACGACCCGGACCACGGCCGCCGGGTCGGCGGCCCCGTCGCGGTCCGCACCACCGACGGCACGACATGGCTGTTCGCCCGCAACTGGGCCAAGTCCGTCGCCGTCCGCCAGCGGCACCCCGACGGCCACTGGGACGACTGGACACACCTGGAGGCGGCCGAGGTCCAGGAGGGACTGAGCGCGGTCACCGACACCCAGGGGCGCGTCCACGTCTTCGGCACCGGACACAGCACCGTGCACCACTGGCAACAGGAGCGCGCCGGCGGCCCGTTCTTCCTCCGCCGCACCGGCCTGCCGACCCCGGCCGACCCGCCCACCGCACTGGCCCGGCCCGACGGATCGGTCCTCCTGGCCTACCGCGCCGCCAAGTCCGCCCGCCCGCTCGTCTACCGGCTGCCCGCCGACGGCCGGACCTGGCGCACCGAGGGCTTGGAACTGGCCGCCCGCGGCTACGGCCCGCTCGTCCTGCACCCCACCCGCGACGGGGTGCTCCTGGCGGCCCGCAACAACGACGGCACCACCAGCCTGGCCACCCTCGGCACCCCGCAGGCACCCCGATGGCGCACCCTCACCGGCGCGCTGACCGGCACGGCCGCCCTGGCCACCGACGCCCTGCAGCGCCCCGTCCTCGCCCGGCTCGCCCCCGACGCGACCCTCAAGACGGCCCTGGTGCAGTGA
- a CDS encoding PhzF family phenazine biosynthesis protein has translation MTLDTTAAAPARTPQVLRYTAFSADPAGGNPAGVVLDASGLDDAAQLAIAAELGYSETAFLTAPPEGLGEPGRAFTIRYFSPLAEVAFCGHATVATAVALAERHGPGDLVFATQAGPVPVTVDRQGGALRATLTSVEPRVEPVAPADVAEALAALDWPAADLDPALPPRIAYAGARHLVLGAATRERLAVLAYDFDRLAALMRRLELTTLQLVWREGDTVFHVRDPFPVGGVVEDPATGAAAAAFGAYTRALGLVTAPATLTLHQGHDLGRPGLLTVDLRPGDPRSHVSGTAARIPTGA, from the coding sequence ATGACACTCGACACCACCGCCGCGGCGCCCGCCCGCACCCCCCAGGTCCTGCGCTACACCGCGTTCTCGGCCGACCCCGCGGGCGGTAATCCGGCCGGCGTCGTCCTGGACGCCAGCGGGCTGGACGACGCGGCGCAGTTGGCGATCGCCGCCGAACTGGGGTATTCGGAGACGGCGTTCCTGACCGCGCCGCCCGAGGGGCTGGGCGAGCCCGGCCGGGCGTTCACCATCCGGTACTTCAGCCCGCTCGCCGAGGTGGCGTTCTGCGGCCACGCCACGGTCGCCACCGCGGTCGCGCTGGCCGAGCGGCACGGCCCCGGCGATCTGGTCTTCGCCACCCAGGCGGGCCCGGTCCCGGTCACCGTCGATCGGCAGGGCGGCGCCCTGCGCGCCACCCTGACCAGCGTCGAGCCGCGCGTCGAGCCGGTCGCCCCGGCCGATGTCGCCGAGGCGCTGGCCGCGTTGGACTGGCCGGCCGCCGACCTGGACCCGGCGCTGCCGCCCCGGATCGCCTACGCCGGCGCGCGCCATCTGGTCCTCGGCGCGGCCACCCGCGAGCGACTGGCCGTGCTCGCCTACGACTTCGACCGGCTGGCCGCCCTGATGCGCCGACTGGAGCTGACGACCCTGCAGTTGGTGTGGCGGGAGGGAGACACGGTCTTCCACGTCCGCGACCCCTTCCCGGTGGGCGGCGTGGTGGAGGACCCGGCGACGGGCGCCGCGGCCGCCGCGTTCGGCGCCTACACCCGGGCCCTGGGCCTGGTCACCGCCCCGGCGACGCTCACCCTCCACCAGGGGCACGACCTGGGCCGCCCCGGCCTGTTGACGGTCGACCTGCGCCCCGGCGACCCGCGTTCCCACGTCAGCGGCACCGCCGCCCGGATTCCCACCGGGGCTTAG
- a CDS encoding SDR family oxidoreductase, which translates to MPYDTERRAAAAQAEPSVRAEPSARAGHVGGTATAPRPTLPAPSSPGRTPLTAPAPQEVREGGAAGRRVAVVTGAGSGIGRAVALALAADHWAVVLAGRRVEALEETSRQVGYAGVEGPAVLPVPTDVTRPEQVDALFATARDRFGRVDLLFNNAGAFGPPVPLEELSYDDWRAVVDVNLNGAFLCARAAFRTMREQEPQGGRIINNGSLSAHVPRPHSIAYTATKHAMTGLTKSLSLDGRPYRIACGQIDIGNAATEMTGRMRTGTLQASGRTEAEPVMDAADVARTVAHMAALPLEANVQFATVMATTMPYIGRG; encoded by the coding sequence ATGCCATACGACACAGAGCGACGAGCAGCGGCGGCACAGGCGGAGCCGTCGGTGCGGGCGGAGCCGTCGGCGCGGGCCGGCCACGTGGGTGGGACCGCGACCGCGCCCCGGCCGACGCTCCCGGCGCCCTCCTCGCCGGGCCGCACCCCGCTGACGGCCCCGGCTCCCCAGGAGGTCCGGGAGGGCGGCGCGGCGGGGCGGAGGGTGGCCGTGGTCACGGGGGCCGGTTCGGGCATCGGGCGGGCGGTCGCGCTGGCGCTGGCCGCCGACCACTGGGCGGTGGTGCTGGCCGGCCGGCGCGTCGAGGCCCTGGAGGAGACCTCCCGTCAGGTGGGTTACGCGGGCGTCGAGGGTCCCGCGGTGCTGCCCGTTCCGACCGACGTCACCCGCCCCGAGCAGGTCGACGCCCTCTTCGCCACGGCCCGCGACCGCTTCGGCCGGGTCGACCTGCTCTTCAACAACGCGGGCGCCTTCGGCCCGCCGGTCCCGTTGGAGGAGCTCTCCTACGACGACTGGCGGGCGGTGGTCGACGTCAACCTCAACGGCGCGTTCCTGTGCGCTCGGGCCGCGTTCAGGACGATGAGGGAGCAGGAGCCGCAGGGCGGCCGGATCATCAACAACGGCTCCCTCTCCGCCCACGTGCCGCGGCCGCACTCGATCGCGTACACCGCCACCAAGCACGCGATGACCGGGCTGACCAAGTCGCTGTCTCTGGACGGCCGTCCGTACCGGATCGCCTGCGGTCAGATCGACATCGGCAACGCGGCCACCGAGATGACCGGCCGGATGCGGACCGGGACCCTCCAGGCCAGCGGCCGCACCGAGGCCGAACCGGTGATGGACGCCGCCGACGTGGCCCGTACGGTGGCGCACATGGCGGCGCTCCCTCTGGAGGCCAATGTGCAGTTCGCGACGGTGATGGCGACCACCATGCCGTACATCGGGCGGGGTTGA